Proteins found in one Miscanthus floridulus cultivar M001 chromosome 4, ASM1932011v1, whole genome shotgun sequence genomic segment:
- the LOC136551387 gene encoding large ribosomal subunit protein eL42-like: MVNVPKTKKTYCKNKECRKHTLHKVTQYKKGKDSLSAQGKRRYDRKQSGYGGQTKPVFHKKAKTTKKIVLKLQCQSCKHYSQHAIKRCKHFEIGGDKKGKGTSLF, translated from the exons ATG GTGAACGTTCCAAAAACCAAGAAGACCTACTGTAAGAACAAGGAATGCAGGAAGCACACCCTGCACAAGGTTACCCAGTACAAGAAAGGTAAGGATAGCCTTTCAGCTCAAGGGAAGCGTCGTTATGACCGCAAACAGTCTGGATATGGTGGTCAGACAAAGCCTGTTTTCCACAAGAAG GCAAAAACAACAAAGAAGATTGTGCTGAAGCTGCAGTGCCAGAGTTGCAAGCACTACTCTCAACACGCGATCAAG AGGTGCAAGCACTTTGAGATCGGTGGCGACAAGAAGGGCAAAGGAACCTCTCTTTTCTAG